From the genome of Trichoplusia ni isolate ovarian cell line Hi5 chromosome 26, tn1, whole genome shotgun sequence, one region includes:
- the LOC113505443 gene encoding zinc finger protein 33B-like isoform X2, which translates to MLKDTFNIQLLHTENQAVNFLICEGCITRLRDATSFKNMVQQNEENYKKIMESFKYNEKGSKMADNELKIEDIKCESPLMEPAEESYDDDEILANIKMEITQNDSILNSETGKKYAYKKKTKLKKCKIDSDKGLSSHKDWSKILERRGNGPILRENSLKLLANSTIFVFQWNKSRFRCFCCKEPFCDVDALREHTNTHTLKSIEKKIIDQQNRLVKVEISILNCKLCNQSIDDLNLLRTHLIDEHNLNFELEEDLLVPFKIGGELSCQLCKEKFTVFRLLNIHMNKHFRKQVCHICGAGFSNLVFLNLHKTRSHKPLKCRQCDVTFANKADKKNHEVNVHGIKFERRLRFPCPYCSERFFQENFRVLHLVEKHGLKKPEYKCDICCKVFVTKSLCNNHFRNVHLKEKSHECDICHNLFYTKSDVSRHKITHTGEKKFSCVMCNNPFASKDSLRRHMKRTHGVH; encoded by the exons ATGCTGAAAGATACTTTTAATATACAA TTGCTTCACACTGAAAACCAGGCTGTCAACTTCCTTATTTGTGAAGGATGTATCACAAGGTTACGAGATGCAACCTCCTTTAAAAATATGGTCCAACAAAATGAAGAGAATTACAAGAAAATTATGGAAAGCtttaaatacaatgaaaaag gTTCCAAAATGGCGGACAATGAATTGAAGATTGAGGATATAAAATGTGAGTCTCCGTTGATGGAACCAGCTGAAGAAAgctatgatgatgatg AAATCCTcgcaaatattaaaatggagaTCACGCAAAACGACTCCATTTTGAATTCCGAAACGGGAAAAAAGTATGCGTATAAAAAGAagactaaattgaaaaaatgtaaaattgattCCGATAAAG GTTTATCATCACATAAAGATTGGTCAAAAATACTCGAGAGACGCGGCAACGGTCCTATACTCAGAGAAAACTCTTTAAAACTCCTTGCTAACTCAACTATTTTCGTGTTTCAATGGAATAAGAGTCGCTTCCGGTGCTTCTGTTGCAAAGAGCCTTTTTGCGATGTCGACGCTCTAAGGGAACATACCAACACACATACCTTAAAGTCAATCGAGAAAAAAATTATCGACCAACAAAATCGATTAGTAAAAGTTGAAATATCGATACTGAATTGTAAATTATGCAACCAAAGTATCGacgatttgaatttattaagaaCGCATTTAATAGacgaacataatttaaattttgaactaGAAGAAGACTTATTAGTACCTTTTAAAATTGGCGGGGAATTATCATGTCAGCTGTGTAAAGAGAAATTTACGGTTTTTCGACTTTTAAACATTcatatgaataaacattttaggaAACAGGTCTGCCATATTTGTGGCGCGGGTTTCTCGAACCTAGTGTTTTTAAATTTGCATAAAACGAGGTCGCATAAACCTTTGAAGTGTAGGCAGTGCGATGTTACCTTTGCCAATAaagctgataaaaaaaatcacgaaGTTAATGTCCATGGTATTAAGTTTGAACGTAGATTACGATTCCCGTGCCCGTATTGCTCGGAAAGATTTTTCCAAGAGAATTTTCGTGTTTTACACTTAGTTGAAAAGCATGGTTTGAAAAAACCTGAATATAAATGTGATATTTGTTGTAAAGTATTTGTTACGAAGAGCCTTTGCAATAATCATTTTAGGAATGTTCACTTGAAGGAAAAGTCGCACGAATGTGACATCTGTCATAACCTATTTTACACGAAATCTGACGTTTCCCGCCATAAAATTACGCACACTGGGGAGAAAAAGTTTTCCTGCGTAATGTGCAATAATCCTTTTGCCAGTAAGGATTCTTTAAGACGACATATGAAGAGGACTCATGgggtacattaa
- the LOC113505443 gene encoding zinc finger protein 33B-like isoform X1: MDVNETSDVELRQSLICRCCLQGGCCKNISSEYYYSGEIEKYDVMLKDTFNIQLLHTENQAVNFLICEGCITRLRDATSFKNMVQQNEENYKKIMESFKYNEKGSKMADNELKIEDIKCESPLMEPAEESYDDDEILANIKMEITQNDSILNSETGKKYAYKKKTKLKKCKIDSDKGLSSHKDWSKILERRGNGPILRENSLKLLANSTIFVFQWNKSRFRCFCCKEPFCDVDALREHTNTHTLKSIEKKIIDQQNRLVKVEISILNCKLCNQSIDDLNLLRTHLIDEHNLNFELEEDLLVPFKIGGELSCQLCKEKFTVFRLLNIHMNKHFRKQVCHICGAGFSNLVFLNLHKTRSHKPLKCRQCDVTFANKADKKNHEVNVHGIKFERRLRFPCPYCSERFFQENFRVLHLVEKHGLKKPEYKCDICCKVFVTKSLCNNHFRNVHLKEKSHECDICHNLFYTKSDVSRHKITHTGEKKFSCVMCNNPFASKDSLRRHMKRTHGVH, encoded by the exons ATGGATGTTAATGAAACTAGCGATGTAGAACTAAGACAATCACTTATTTGCCGATGCTGTCTACAAGGTGGTTGTTGTAAGAATATTTCATcggaatattattattctggGGAAATAGAGAAATACGATGTTATGCTGAAAGATACTTTTAATATACAA TTGCTTCACACTGAAAACCAGGCTGTCAACTTCCTTATTTGTGAAGGATGTATCACAAGGTTACGAGATGCAACCTCCTTTAAAAATATGGTCCAACAAAATGAAGAGAATTACAAGAAAATTATGGAAAGCtttaaatacaatgaaaaag gTTCCAAAATGGCGGACAATGAATTGAAGATTGAGGATATAAAATGTGAGTCTCCGTTGATGGAACCAGCTGAAGAAAgctatgatgatgatg AAATCCTcgcaaatattaaaatggagaTCACGCAAAACGACTCCATTTTGAATTCCGAAACGGGAAAAAAGTATGCGTATAAAAAGAagactaaattgaaaaaatgtaaaattgattCCGATAAAG GTTTATCATCACATAAAGATTGGTCAAAAATACTCGAGAGACGCGGCAACGGTCCTATACTCAGAGAAAACTCTTTAAAACTCCTTGCTAACTCAACTATTTTCGTGTTTCAATGGAATAAGAGTCGCTTCCGGTGCTTCTGTTGCAAAGAGCCTTTTTGCGATGTCGACGCTCTAAGGGAACATACCAACACACATACCTTAAAGTCAATCGAGAAAAAAATTATCGACCAACAAAATCGATTAGTAAAAGTTGAAATATCGATACTGAATTGTAAATTATGCAACCAAAGTATCGacgatttgaatttattaagaaCGCATTTAATAGacgaacataatttaaattttgaactaGAAGAAGACTTATTAGTACCTTTTAAAATTGGCGGGGAATTATCATGTCAGCTGTGTAAAGAGAAATTTACGGTTTTTCGACTTTTAAACATTcatatgaataaacattttaggaAACAGGTCTGCCATATTTGTGGCGCGGGTTTCTCGAACCTAGTGTTTTTAAATTTGCATAAAACGAGGTCGCATAAACCTTTGAAGTGTAGGCAGTGCGATGTTACCTTTGCCAATAaagctgataaaaaaaatcacgaaGTTAATGTCCATGGTATTAAGTTTGAACGTAGATTACGATTCCCGTGCCCGTATTGCTCGGAAAGATTTTTCCAAGAGAATTTTCGTGTTTTACACTTAGTTGAAAAGCATGGTTTGAAAAAACCTGAATATAAATGTGATATTTGTTGTAAAGTATTTGTTACGAAGAGCCTTTGCAATAATCATTTTAGGAATGTTCACTTGAAGGAAAAGTCGCACGAATGTGACATCTGTCATAACCTATTTTACACGAAATCTGACGTTTCCCGCCATAAAATTACGCACACTGGGGAGAAAAAGTTTTCCTGCGTAATGTGCAATAATCCTTTTGCCAGTAAGGATTCTTTAAGACGACATATGAAGAGGACTCATGgggtacattaa
- the LOC113505441 gene encoding uncharacterized protein LOC113505441 isoform X2, which produces MPSCSIKQCGARKNKNHPGLTLHKFPANESLKQKWMQYIGSENINPKHKQWNVCSLHFGESCFNKTLDVMRLRDGAVPTLNVMPRKITSPQSTSSIVESGTNKTTSDCIAQTDTDTASPAQSDDSSREDTQHEEIKRLENKIEKLMKQCQLLKMNAKCWRERARRRDKKIDKLTFIIKTLRGDIRFNKEGSIILEKSEISNNLIDFSTLTGEKRSVSISNKVKPSLRNRKTPVSRKACGIVNRSNSSVLNQSLRTEDISMVTEQIGLSQDGKIRGTVRCTTSSVFNNKSNILQRRLVSLKGSSNQRRAVSNRITTRTHVLAPRPKGGGPPVTTSTPEHLPFSAISTKSQGNHNTNDKSNNLMLVVSPLNINRPKLQNNNKLIIERQKYKENIIKPNKILNDVVSPSIEDKPVAQKNKNSVLITEVYTPKDPDHANTTLQSDVILPSHESTDVIEETPLEMVLKKSDETNQNKFIYIIEVD; this is translated from the exons ATGCCTTCGTGTAGCATAAAACAATGTGGTGcgagaaaaaacaaaaatcaccCTGGCTTGACATTGCACAA ATTTCCTGCGAACGAAAGTTTGAAGCAGAAATGGATGCAATATATTGGTTCTGAAAATATAAACCCTAAACATAAACAGTGGAATGTTTGCTCCTTGCACTTCGGAGAATCTTGTTTTAACAAAACCCTGGATGTGATGAGATTACGTGACGGCGCAGTGCCTACTTTGAATGTAATG CCCCGGAAAATCACTTCCCCACAATCTACTTCAAGTATAGTG gaaagcggaacaaacaaaactacaaGCGATTGTATCGCACAAACTGACACAGATACAGCTAGTCCTGCGCAGTCAGATGACAGTTCGCGGGAAGATACACAGCATGAAGAg ATAAAACGcctggaaaataaaattgaaaagctAATGAAACAATGTCAATTACTCAAGATGAATGCAAAATGTTGGAGAGAAAGAGCCCGAAGACGGgacaaaaaaattgataaactAACCTTTATAATCAAAACACTTAGAGGAGACATTCGCTTTAATAAAGAAGGTTCTATTATTCTTGAAAAAAGTGAAATATCGAATAACTTAATAGATTTTAGTACTCTGACTGGTGAAAAACGTTCCGTTTCAATTTCCAATAAAGTCAAACCATCGCTACGTAATAGAAAAACGCCTGTCTCTAGGAAGGCATGTGGAATCGTAAATAGGTCCAACTCTTCCGTTCTTAATCAATCGTTGAGAACTGAAGACATTTCTATGGTGACTGAACAAATTGGATTATCTCAAGATGGTAAAATACGCGGCACTGTTAGATGTACTACAAgttcagtttttaataataagagcAATATATTGCAGCGTAGGCTTGTTTCTCTGAAGGGCTCTTCTAACCAACGTAGGGCTGTCTCAAATCGGATCACAACAAGAACGCACGTATTGGCGCCGAGACCGAAGGGAGGAGGGCCTCCTGTTACTACGTCTACCCCTGAACATCTACCTTTTTCAGCCATCTCAACGAAATCGCAAGGAAATCATAATACAAATGATAAATCTAACAATTTGATGCTAGTCGTTTCTCCTTTAAACATCAATCGgccaaaattacaaaataacaataaattaattatagaaagacaaaaatacaaagaaaatataattaaaccaaataaaatattaaatgacgTAGTTTCTCCCTCGATAGAAGATAAACCAGTAgcacagaaaaacaaaaattccgTTCTTATCACAGAAGTATATACACCTAAAGATCCAGATCATGCAAACACTACTTTACAGAGTGATGTTATTTTACCATCACACGAGAGCACAGATGTCATTGAGGAGACACCTCTAGAAATGGTGCTTAAAAAGTCCGATGAAACTAATCAGAATaagtttatctatattattgaAGTGGACTAG
- the LOC113505441 gene encoding uncharacterized protein LOC113505441 isoform X1 produces the protein MPSCSIKQCGARKNKNHPGLTLHKFPANESLKQKWMQYIGSENINPKHKQWNVCSLHFGESCFNKTLDVMRLRDGAVPTLNVMPRKITSPQSTSSIVESGTNKTTSDCIAQTDTDTASPAQSDDSSREDTQHEEAINPSRGIEPCTTFAKAWTPIRESRASSPTSAHSNKDYPASMTINRENNLKSQAATEGKPLAVEKREQYCESITIKRLENKIEKLMKQCQLLKMNAKCWRERARRRDKKIDKLTFIIKTLRGDIRFNKEGSIILEKSEISNNLIDFSTLTGEKRSVSISNKVKPSLRNRKTPVSRKACGIVNRSNSSVLNQSLRTEDISMVTEQIGLSQDGKIRGTVRCTTSSVFNNKSNILQRRLVSLKGSSNQRRAVSNRITTRTHVLAPRPKGGGPPVTTSTPEHLPFSAISTKSQGNHNTNDKSNNLMLVVSPLNINRPKLQNNNKLIIERQKYKENIIKPNKILNDVVSPSIEDKPVAQKNKNSVLITEVYTPKDPDHANTTLQSDVILPSHESTDVIEETPLEMVLKKSDETNQNKFIYIIEVD, from the exons ATGCCTTCGTGTAGCATAAAACAATGTGGTGcgagaaaaaacaaaaatcaccCTGGCTTGACATTGCACAA ATTTCCTGCGAACGAAAGTTTGAAGCAGAAATGGATGCAATATATTGGTTCTGAAAATATAAACCCTAAACATAAACAGTGGAATGTTTGCTCCTTGCACTTCGGAGAATCTTGTTTTAACAAAACCCTGGATGTGATGAGATTACGTGACGGCGCAGTGCCTACTTTGAATGTAATG CCCCGGAAAATCACTTCCCCACAATCTACTTCAAGTATAGTG gaaagcggaacaaacaaaactacaaGCGATTGTATCGCACAAACTGACACAGATACAGCTAGTCCTGCGCAGTCAGATGACAGTTCGCGGGAAGATACACAGCATGAAGAg gCTATCAATCCATCGCGCGGTATAGAACCCTGCACTACGTTTGCCAAGGCCTGGACGCCAATCAGGGAATCGCGTGCGTCGAGCCCCACCAGTGCTCACAGCAATAAAGACTACCCTGCCTCCATGACCATTAATCGTGAGAACAACCTGAAATCACAAGCTGCCACGGAAGGCAAACCTTTGGCAGTCGAGAAACGAGAGCAATATTGCGAAAGTATTACT ATAAAACGcctggaaaataaaattgaaaagctAATGAAACAATGTCAATTACTCAAGATGAATGCAAAATGTTGGAGAGAAAGAGCCCGAAGACGGgacaaaaaaattgataaactAACCTTTATAATCAAAACACTTAGAGGAGACATTCGCTTTAATAAAGAAGGTTCTATTATTCTTGAAAAAAGTGAAATATCGAATAACTTAATAGATTTTAGTACTCTGACTGGTGAAAAACGTTCCGTTTCAATTTCCAATAAAGTCAAACCATCGCTACGTAATAGAAAAACGCCTGTCTCTAGGAAGGCATGTGGAATCGTAAATAGGTCCAACTCTTCCGTTCTTAATCAATCGTTGAGAACTGAAGACATTTCTATGGTGACTGAACAAATTGGATTATCTCAAGATGGTAAAATACGCGGCACTGTTAGATGTACTACAAgttcagtttttaataataagagcAATATATTGCAGCGTAGGCTTGTTTCTCTGAAGGGCTCTTCTAACCAACGTAGGGCTGTCTCAAATCGGATCACAACAAGAACGCACGTATTGGCGCCGAGACCGAAGGGAGGAGGGCCTCCTGTTACTACGTCTACCCCTGAACATCTACCTTTTTCAGCCATCTCAACGAAATCGCAAGGAAATCATAATACAAATGATAAATCTAACAATTTGATGCTAGTCGTTTCTCCTTTAAACATCAATCGgccaaaattacaaaataacaataaattaattatagaaagacaaaaatacaaagaaaatataattaaaccaaataaaatattaaatgacgTAGTTTCTCCCTCGATAGAAGATAAACCAGTAgcacagaaaaacaaaaattccgTTCTTATCACAGAAGTATATACACCTAAAGATCCAGATCATGCAAACACTACTTTACAGAGTGATGTTATTTTACCATCACACGAGAGCACAGATGTCATTGAGGAGACACCTCTAGAAATGGTGCTTAAAAAGTCCGATGAAACTAATCAGAATaagtttatctatattattgaAGTGGACTAG
- the LOC113505442 gene encoding PR domain zinc finger protein 5-like — MIEKHFCQCCLSEECYKDMKNVYYRGQKPENYGDMLTNIFNITISKTDDGRCFICEECVSRLRDAAAFKEQVISTQEAILQKLAESNSSLKTGPILECKLEDESDDFDDHISDSFVWAETEDTHLQGQTFVIQLEPRTKLPITDEAKKESNGVKQNLAKEKNMAVKKSNLNKKAKQPSVKRMKEKLLKTTPPHENLTHSRENTLKLVQNSNLCLFRSLQNKYGCCLCNKSFSEMIEFRNHFKTHCDSEKFSKVQKLRGLSYKNAEISNLECSICQINCLDFNELMAHLINKHEISFQGKEHFLIPFKLLDKFKCVLCDLQFNSYLRLAIHMHSHYKYNVCERCGQCFINRLSLRTHIHSMHKQKKCSKCPAIFVTNSAKVKHLRTVHNIHNSKRYCNLCNLTFRYTYMLQEHKIQDHGLERPVSNCMQCGKTFLSATNLKLHIRSVHIKERNFPCLLCSMRFFTKCDQKRHERTHQDVRSFTCDFCGCRFKSKDSWRRHLKRQHGHDSKDSSKITEPVKM; from the exons atgatagaaaAACATTTCTGCCAATGTTGTTTATCGGAAGAATGTTATAAGGATATGAAAAATGTGTATTATAGAGGACAAAAACCGGAAAACTATGGTGATATGTTGACGAATATCTTTAATATAACC attTCAAAGACGGATGATGGGAGATGTTTTATATGTGAGGAATGTGTCTCCAGACTCAGGGATGCAGCAGCGTTTAAAGAACAAGTAATAAGCACGCAAGAAGCTATTCTACAAAAACTAGCTGAATCAAACAGCAGTTTAAAAAcag GTCCTATACTTGAATGCAAACTTGAAGATGAATCCGATGACTTTGATGATCATATCAGCGACAGTTTTGTTTGGGCAGAAACAGAAGATACCCATTTGCAAG GCCAAACGTTTGTTATACAATTAGAACCAAGAACAAAGCTCCCCATCACAGACGAAGCAAAGAAGGAATCGAATGGAGTTAAACAGAATCTAGCgaaggaaaaaaatatggcagttaaaaaaagcaacttaaataaaaaag cgaAACAGCCAAGTGTCAAGCGAATGAAAGaaaaacttctaaaaacaaCACCACCTCATGAAAACTTAACACACTCTCGTGAAAACACACTGAAACTCGTTCAAAATTCCAATTTGTGCCTATTTCGATCCCTCCAAAATAAATATGGCTGCTGTCTTTGTAATAAATCGTTCTCCGAAATGATAGAATTTCGAAATCATTTCAAAACGCACTGCGATTCAGAAAAGTTCTCTAAAGTGCAAAAATTACGCGGTCTTTCTTACAAAAACGCAGAAATCTCTAATCTAGAATGTTCGATTTGTCAAATTAATTGCTTAGATTTCAATGAATTAATGGCGCActtgataaataaacatgaaatttcCTTTCAGGGTAAAGAACATTTCCTAATTCCCTTTAAGTTATTAGATAAGTTTAAATGCGTTTTATGCGATCTacaatttaatagttatttacgTTTAGCTATTCATATGCACtctcattataaatataatgtatgtgAAAGATGCGGACAATGTTTCATAAACCGTTTAAGTTTACGCACACACATTCATTCGatgcacaaacaaaaaaaatgctcaaaATGTCCCGCCATTTTTGTGACAAATTCAGCTAAAGTCAAACATTTACGAACAGTTCATAACATTCATAATTCGAAGCGTTATTGCAATCTGTGCAATTTGACGTTCCGATACACGTACATGTTACAAGAGCATAAGATTCAGGATCACGGGTTAGAAAGGCCGGTATCCAATTGCATGCAATGCGGTAAAACTTTTTTGAGTGCGACTAATTTGAAACTCCATATTCGTTCTGTTCATATCAAAGAGAGAAATTTTCCTTGCTTGTTGTGTTCCATGAGGTTTTTTACTAAATGCGATCAAAAACGTCATGAGAGAACGCATCAAGATGTCCGCTCGTTTACCTGCGACTTCTGCGGGTGTCGATTCAAATCGAAAGACTCGTGGCGTCGGCATTTGAAGCGACAACACGGTCATGACTCGAAAGATTCCAGTAAAATAACTGAACCAGTTAAAATGTAG
- the LOC113505444 gene encoding zonadhesin-like, giving the protein MSSFRIIIPPFVIFMFVQTISAHCGGDRHATYADCSDFCTNNCDASLLCTSDCQPGCSCKPGYIYDYVQMACVLEENCSDQQ; this is encoded by the exons ATGAGTTCTTTCAGAATTATTATCCCACCATTTGTCATTTTCATGTTTGTGCAGACGATATccg CGCATTGTGGAGGCGACCGTCACGCGACGTATGCGGATTGCAGCGACTTTTGTACAAACAACTGTGATGCATCATTGCTGTGCACATCGGACTGCCAGCCAGGGTGCAGCTGCAAGCCGGGATACATATACGATTACGTACAAATGGCGTGTGTTTTAGAAGAGAATTGCA GTGACCAGCAATAG